The DNA window ACGATCTCGGCCAGGTGCCCTACGCGCTGGTGCACCCGGCCGACGGGTCGACGCTGGATTCCGCTGCCGTGCAAGCGTTTCTGCGCGACCACGTGGCGGGGTACAAGGTGCCGCACTTCGTCGAGTTCGTCGACACCCCGCTGCGCGACGACGCCGGCAAGGCCCGCCGCTCGGCGGTGCGCGCCCAGATCATGGAGCGCCTGGCTGCCGCGGAGGCGAGCTGACGCGCGAGCGCTCGGACCAAGAATCCTCCAAGCCCGCAGCCGCATCATCGGGGTATGCAGATCGAACCGCTGTGCACCGAGCTGATCGACCGTTACCTGCGATCGCGGCAGTCGCGGTTCTTCCGCAGCGATGATGGCGAGGAGTTCATGATGCTGCCCGGTTACGAGCGCGGCAAGCTGCACGTGAACATGCGGATCAACGGGTTGCGGCGCGACGTTTTCGAGATCACCATCAGCCCCGCCGGCTATTACCCCGCTACCGAACGGCCGCGCCTGATGGAGTTGGTGAACGACTGGAATCGCGAAACTCACTGGCCTAAGGCATTTGTGCGCGAGACCGCCCGACCAACCCACGTCAGCGTGGTCGGTGAGAACGCATACCTGCTCAGCGATGGCATCCACATCGAGGCGCTGGGCAACCTCATCAAATCGGCCGTCGAGTACGGCCGCGACCTGTTCGCCAAGATCGAGCAGGCCATCTGCCTGCCTTCCGCACACGCGCTGGAACAGTGGATGGACCGCACCGGCTAGGGCGCGATCGCATCCGCCTCGGCGTCGACGGCCTGGGCCGTCTCCCCCGGCCTCGCGCGTTTCTCCCAGCGGCGCAACGCTTCTCGGCACGGCGACTCCACCAGCGCGTAGCTGACCGCGGCGATCGCGAAGCCGAAGATCAGCGTCAACACCAACACCGCGGGCATGCGGCCGGTGAACGGGAACGTCCCGAGGACCGGGAACACCATGGCCAGCGCCGCCAGGTGCCACACGAACAGCCCGTAGGACCAGCGCCCCAGGGTCACCATCGCGGTGGTCCCCAAGATGCGATGGCCGGTGTCCACCCGATCCAGCACCAGCGGGGCCACCAGCGCGAAGGCCACCAGCGAGCCCATCGCGGTCTTGACCGCGAACTGGGCCGGGGTACCGGGGACCAGACCCTCGGGACCGGCCAGCGGTGACGCCGCGATCAGGTAGGCGACCACCGCGATGGCGGCCATCACCAGGCGCCGGCGCGCCAAGTGCACCGGCCACCCCATCCCGCTGTGCACCCACTCGGCCAGCAGCATTCCGGCCGCGAACCAGGAGAAGAACGCCGGCGGCCAGTTCAGGGGGTTGATGCCGGACCCCGATTGGATGGGTAGCCAGCCCCAGGCCCAGCTGAGCGCCCCCAGCGCGGCGATCGCCGGCACCCGGGCCCGCACCGGCAGGCGGCGGGCCAGCAGCGCGAGAATCGGCAGCGCCACATAAAAACTGACCTCGACGGACAGGCTCCACATCTGGGTCAGCCCGCCGGTCAGGGTCAGCGGCACGTAGATCTGGGTGAGGGTCAGGTTGGCCAGCCACACCGTCGGGCTGGCGTGGTCGGCGTCGGGCAGCAGGGTCAGGATGACGACGACGGCGACCACGTAGGCGGGCATGATGCGGACCACCCTGGAGCGTAGGTAGTGACCGGTGCGGGGGCGCGGGCCCAGGCCCCTGGCCGCCGCGGCATGTCCGCGCCACAGCAGGAAGCCCGACAGCGCGAAGAACACCGCCACGGCGAGGTCGAAGCGGCCGAACAGCCTGCCGGTGGCGCCGCTGGAGTGCCCGGTCTGGAACGCGACGTGCGTGACCACCACGCCCATGGCCGCGCAGGCGCGCATGCCCTCCACGGCCGGCAGGAAGCTGCGCACGCCGCCCACCCGCTGGTCATCACTCACCATCACAGTTTGCCTGTGCTGGGTTGCCGGCGAGTGGGTACACCCCGAGGACCCGTCCGCAGGAGCGACGGTTCGTAAGTCGCTGCCTTACCTTCTGCTGTTAGGGTCGAACGAGTTTGCCCCGGGCAGCCCGCTCGGGTCGGGTCGCGGCTGGTTGAAGCAAGAAATTGAGGAGGGCACGGCGACGTGAACCGAGCAGTCATGTTGCGGTTCGCCGCATGCGGGATCATCGGACTCGGAGCTGCCCTGCTCATCGCCGCGCTGCTGTTGACGACGTACACCACCAGCAGGATCACCAAGGTCCCCTTGGACGTCGACGCCACGCTGATCAGTGACGGCACCGGGACGGCACTGGACTCTGCGTCGTTGTCGACCGACCACGTCGTCGTCAACCAGAACGTGCCGTTGGTCTCCCAGCAGCAGGTCAGTGT is part of the Mycobacterium mantenii genome and encodes:
- a CDS encoding YbjN domain-containing protein → MQIEPLCTELIDRYLRSRQSRFFRSDDGEEFMMLPGYERGKLHVNMRINGLRRDVFEITISPAGYYPATERPRLMELVNDWNRETHWPKAFVRETARPTHVSVVGENAYLLSDGIHIEALGNLIKSAVEYGRDLFAKIEQAICLPSAHALEQWMDRTG
- a CDS encoding acyltransferase family protein; this encodes MMVSDDQRVGGVRSFLPAVEGMRACAAMGVVVTHVAFQTGHSSGATGRLFGRFDLAVAVFFALSGFLLWRGHAAAARGLGPRPRTGHYLRSRVVRIMPAYVVAVVVILTLLPDADHASPTVWLANLTLTQIYVPLTLTGGLTQMWSLSVEVSFYVALPILALLARRLPVRARVPAIAALGALSWAWGWLPIQSGSGINPLNWPPAFFSWFAAGMLLAEWVHSGMGWPVHLARRRLVMAAIAVVAYLIAASPLAGPEGLVPGTPAQFAVKTAMGSLVAFALVAPLVLDRVDTGHRILGTTAMVTLGRWSYGLFVWHLAALAMVFPVLGTFPFTGRMPAVLVLTLIFGFAIAAVSYALVESPCREALRRWEKRARPGETAQAVDAEADAIAP